In Croceicoccus sp. Ery15, a genomic segment contains:
- a CDS encoding OprO/OprP family phosphate-selective porin — protein sequence MAQEATVDVNAIQAELSAMRASMEAMNRRIEELEAELAHTRNADAQQPVASAAPVAAPVPVAAQEEPQTQIAWKGAPVISHPDGWSFKPRGRFNYDAAYISAPESTGHDDGYSSEARRIRLGIEGTVPGGFGYKAEFDFAQEVTVTTDAYIDYTDGNLTIIAGQHNTFQSMEELSSSLHTSFIERAAFTDAFVFERRVGISAQYITDDWLVQAGFFTDNIEVLRDNKNAGGDIRFAYMPKVGDTQLHIGGSVHYNDIEDDGLVRYRQRPLEHPNNSRFIDTGFFSADSETGLGVETSAIMGPFHVAGEAFWQHVERTGFADPTFFGGYAEVGYFLTPGDRRGYKKGLFDRIRPANPVNEGGMGALQVNLRYDYLDLDDVDIAGGQQNLYGISLIWTPTDYTRFLLNYAYIEYDGAVYPTASGDTSYGVNSFGARAQLDF from the coding sequence CGTGAATGCTATCCAGGCTGAATTGTCCGCTATGCGGGCCAGCATGGAGGCAATGAACCGCCGGATCGAGGAGCTTGAGGCAGAACTGGCCCACACTCGCAACGCCGATGCGCAGCAGCCTGTCGCGTCAGCGGCGCCTGTGGCCGCGCCGGTGCCCGTTGCCGCGCAGGAAGAGCCGCAGACGCAAATCGCATGGAAGGGTGCGCCGGTCATATCGCATCCCGACGGATGGAGCTTTAAGCCGCGCGGGCGCTTCAACTACGACGCCGCCTATATCTCGGCACCCGAATCGACCGGCCATGACGACGGCTATTCCAGCGAGGCGCGTCGCATTCGCCTGGGCATCGAAGGCACAGTACCGGGCGGTTTCGGCTATAAGGCGGAATTCGATTTCGCGCAGGAAGTGACCGTCACTACCGACGCCTATATCGACTATACTGACGGTAATCTCACCATCATTGCCGGACAGCACAACACGTTCCAGTCGATGGAAGAACTGTCCAGCTCGCTCCACACCTCTTTCATCGAACGCGCGGCCTTTACCGATGCCTTTGTGTTCGAACGCCGCGTGGGGATCTCGGCGCAATATATCACCGACGACTGGCTGGTGCAGGCGGGGTTCTTCACCGACAATATCGAAGTGTTGCGCGACAACAAGAACGCTGGCGGCGACATCCGCTTTGCCTATATGCCCAAGGTCGGGGACACACAGCTGCATATCGGCGGCTCGGTCCATTACAACGATATCGAAGATGACGGGCTGGTCCGCTATCGCCAGCGCCCGCTCGAACATCCGAATAATTCGCGCTTTATCGACACCGGCTTTTTCTCGGCCGACAGCGAAACCGGTCTGGGTGTCGAGACATCTGCCATCATGGGTCCGTTCCACGTGGCGGGCGAAGCTTTCTGGCAGCATGTCGAACGGACCGGCTTTGCCGACCCCACATTTTTCGGCGGTTATGCCGAAGTTGGCTATTTCCTGACGCCGGGCGACCGGCGCGGGTATAAAAAGGGCCTGTTCGACCGTATCCGCCCAGCGAATCCGGTGAACGAGGGCGGCATGGGCGCATTACAGGTCAATCTGCGCTATGATTATCTCGACCTCGACGATGTCGATATCGCGGGCGGCCAGCAGAACCTTTACGGGATATCGCTGATCTGGACGCCGACCGACTACACCCGCTTCCTGTTGAACTACGCCTATATCGAGTATGATGGCGCGGTTTATCCAACGGCCAGCGGCGATACGTCTTACGGCGTGAACAGCTTCGGAGCGCGCGCACAGCTGGATTTCTGA